In Pseudomonadota bacterium, one DNA window encodes the following:
- a CDS encoding flagellar hook-length control protein FliK, whose amino-acid sequence MKGNGGVAKSVYQGSRASGFAETLAEASKSSHPAAKKPEGPESVSKTVAAVAAEEPSGTTGDGRLENSDEVSVLPVKATQPVSEVSEVSEAGVGAEAGAGNDSSGDKENTVVVDAWLLVETEKNENVILPAGTSISVVTETTVGQGASTRQIAEITVAKVASRKVPGLGEQNPAAPSGAEDGAPGGAALSAKAAARDGQTGNCLAGAKEGPDGAGSGEKTLLTDTPAREPQFSEASLFAGGGSREPDAVGYGGSENPVAENAAGPENFSSWARLRSEDVALPDGGQGVSPEFDAAFSPGVVESESPAGAALFAGEESVEAGNDGELAKTAENLGLSAEGHGAGRHGRKERAWRGERVVSQKMHFDNSRSLPEMPERAIFQIRRDYSAELSGGEKTASASRDGVVVQGENRGNGILWLQEQARQNQSVNLRLDESAATVSESAAAEDEALSLTAAAEKKRNELFPFSAEVYAAGREKVKTGGGAVGNHEIGAGAVAVKDNSAKTAAAPSRVPSLPVSDENLLDQIKNGLTRGIQGRQTVTIRLWPENLGKVEVRLVLKEQQMTATFTVEQAEVKEALLRKVEGLRDGLGLRGIEVKDIEVKVATVKSGGSPELFLQDQNRGHADFRHRRDQEAFSQTGAGVRGSNVPVNDTNDSEVSSGRMARGNPLFGLTEASGSLYIMA is encoded by the coding sequence TTGAAAGGTAACGGTGGCGTTGCAAAATCCGTCTATCAAGGCAGTCGTGCAAGCGGCTTTGCCGAGACCTTGGCCGAAGCCTCTAAATCAAGCCACCCGGCAGCCAAAAAGCCTGAGGGGCCGGAGTCGGTCTCCAAAACGGTCGCCGCGGTCGCCGCGGAAGAACCTTCGGGCACAACTGGTGACGGCAGGCTCGAAAACAGCGATGAGGTCTCGGTTCTGCCGGTGAAGGCGACGCAACCAGTGTCTGAAGTATCTGAAGTGTCTGAAGCTGGTGTTGGTGCTGAGGCTGGGGCCGGGAACGATTCATCGGGTGACAAGGAAAACACCGTTGTGGTAGATGCCTGGTTGTTGGTCGAGACGGAAAAAAATGAAAATGTGATCCTTCCCGCCGGAACCTCGATTTCGGTGGTTACCGAGACTACGGTCGGTCAGGGGGCCTCGACCCGGCAAATTGCGGAAATTACTGTGGCAAAGGTTGCTTCGCGTAAAGTCCCGGGGCTGGGCGAGCAGAACCCGGCCGCGCCTTCGGGCGCGGAGGATGGCGCGCCAGGCGGAGCGGCGCTTTCGGCCAAGGCGGCGGCCCGGGACGGACAAACCGGCAATTGCCTGGCCGGTGCAAAGGAAGGACCGGATGGGGCCGGCAGTGGCGAAAAGACTTTATTGACGGATACTCCGGCCCGGGAACCGCAGTTTTCCGAAGCGTCGCTTTTCGCGGGCGGGGGTTCGAGGGAACCTGACGCGGTCGGTTATGGCGGGTCGGAAAACCCGGTTGCGGAAAATGCTGCGGGCCCGGAAAATTTTTCCTCGTGGGCGCGTTTGAGGTCGGAAGACGTGGCCCTGCCGGACGGTGGCCAAGGGGTCTCGCCTGAGTTCGACGCGGCGTTTTCCCCGGGGGTCGTCGAATCCGAGAGTCCGGCCGGGGCGGCGCTTTTTGCTGGTGAAGAATCCGTCGAAGCCGGCAATGACGGCGAGCTCGCGAAAACCGCCGAAAATTTGGGTTTGTCGGCGGAAGGCCATGGCGCCGGCCGGCACGGCCGGAAGGAGCGGGCTTGGCGCGGGGAGCGGGTGGTTTCCCAAAAGATGCATTTCGATAACTCACGTTCGCTGCCGGAAATGCCGGAACGGGCGATTTTTCAGATCAGACGGGATTATTCGGCGGAGTTGAGCGGTGGCGAAAAGACGGCGTCGGCGTCCCGGGACGGAGTCGTTGTTCAAGGTGAAAACCGGGGAAACGGCATTTTGTGGCTGCAGGAACAGGCTCGTCAAAACCAGTCGGTAAATCTGAGGCTGGATGAAAGCGCCGCAACGGTTTCCGAAAGCGCTGCGGCCGAGGACGAAGCTTTATCCCTGACGGCCGCGGCGGAAAAGAAAAGAAATGAACTTTTTCCATTTTCAGCCGAGGTTTATGCTGCCGGCCGTGAAAAAGTGAAGACCGGAGGGGGAGCGGTCGGCAATCACGAAATCGGTGCCGGCGCTGTCGCGGTCAAAGACAATTCAGCAAAAACCGCGGCCGCTCCTTCCCGTGTGCCTTCTTTACCGGTCAGCGATGAGAATCTGCTTGACCAGATTAAAAATGGTTTAACGCGAGGCATTCAGGGACGGCAGACGGTCACGATTCGGCTCTGGCCGGAAAACCTGGGCAAGGTGGAGGTCAGGTTGGTCCTGAAAGAACAGCAGATGACCGCGACCTTTACCGTGGAACAGGCTGAAGTCAAGGAGGCACTGCTGAGAAAGGTCGAAGGTTTGCGGGATGGTTTGGGACTGCGCGGTATTGAGGTCAAGGATATCGAGGTCAAGGTGGCTACGGTTAAATCCGGGGGTAGCCCGGAGCTTTTCCTGCAGGACCAGAATCGAGGCCACGCCGATTTCCGGCACCGGCGGGATCAGGAAGCGTTTTCGCAAACCGGCGCCGGGGTTCGGGGCTCAAACGTGCCGGTAAACGATACTAACGATTCTGAGGTTTCATCCGGTCGAATGGCGCGGGGGAACCCGCTTTTCGGCCTGACGGAGGCATCCGGTTCCTTATATATCATGGCCTAA